The Brassica oleracea var. oleracea cultivar TO1000 chromosome C6, BOL, whole genome shotgun sequence genome includes a region encoding these proteins:
- the LOC106297251 gene encoding transcription initiation factor TFIID subunit 11-like has product MNTLYFKSLFCEDLYKNPTKSLQDAIARSNNFIRMEKDTAAILKKMNATPKPTAPKAPEENDEKSPTAPKAPEARQEPRQHATCNKSNQQKNFVYVVEDKNPSGSTVVVREKGWNVWENDEKSQTPAAPSTSNPGMIEQNLWCSYHKSKAHDTRNCRHLVDALFSSYENGTANVELPKPRPNNTKRWSKNKEKKAQKNQDKAGARPRRAEDDKPEEQDEDEGEAQVEEEQPRNHRRVQVILARPSSSSDEEEDNKVRDSHEHSGKRPSKNSRPEGSYDLRSKLR; this is encoded by the exons ATGAACACCCTCTACTTCAAGTCCCTGTTTTGCGAGGATCTCTACAAAAACCCCACCAAGTCGCTTCAGGATGCTATCGCCAGATCGAACAACTTCATCCGAATGGAAAAAGACACAGCAGCGATACTCAAGAAAATGAATGCGACCCCTAAACCGACAGCTCCAAAAGCTCCTGAG GAAAACGACGAGAAGTCGCCGACAGCTCCAAAAGCTCCTGAGGCACGCCAAGAGCCTCGACAGCACGCCACATGCAACAAATCCAACCAGCAGAAAAACTTCGTCTATGTCGTCGAAGATAAAAACCCCTCGGGATCGACTGTCGTCGTGCGCGAGAAGGGTTGGAACGTCTGGGAAAATGACGAGAAGTCGCAAACCCCAGCGGCGCCTTCAACTTCGAATCCTGGCATGATCGAGCAAAACCTATGGTGCAGCTACCATAAGTCCAAAGCGCACGATACGAGAAATTGCAGGCATCTAGTTGATGCCCTCTTCTCATCCTACGAAAACGGAACAGCAAACGTTGAGCTTCCCAAGCCTAGGCCAAACAACACCAAGAGATGGAGCAAGAACAAAGAAAAGAAAGCTCAGAAGAATCAAGACAAGGCCGGAGCCCGACCCAGACGCGCCGAAGATGACAAGCCAGAAGAGCAAGACGAAGACGAGGGCGAAGCACAAGTCGAAGAAGAGCAACCTCGTAATCATCGACGTGTCCAAGTCATCCTCGCACGACCGAGTTCCTCCTCAGACGAGGAAGAGGACAACAAAGTCCGTGACTCGCACGAACACTCCGGTAAGCGGCCAAGCAAGAACAGCAGACCGGAGGGGTCGTATGATTTGAGAAGCAAGCTTAGGTGA
- the LOC106297252 gene encoding uncharacterized protein LOC106297252 — protein sequence MGGLPPCGDSVWSVKDHRRQAVTSKEWPSKPENDPHITFSPDDPIGVHLPHNDPLLVEVGIAKYDVAKVLIDTGSSVDLIFRDTLDKMGVDLCDMNPSSRSLTGFNGDSETMIGTIKLPVYACGVTRTVKFSVIRTKSSYNAILGTPWLHSIKAISSTYHQCGKFPGPNGQLQTLRGYQKAARDLLIATVKMQQSTPCINAISKHIQPQKDEILEVTLDDSDQSKVVRVGAFLSEEMQRAIIDFLKQNASTFAWTTADMKRIDPAITSHELNVDLTIKPIRQKRRKLGPERSKAVNEEVERLLAASSIAEI from the coding sequence ATGGGAGGCTTGCCTCCTTGTGGCGACTCGGTCTGGTCGGTCAAAGATCATCGACGACAGGCAGTAACCTCGAAGGAATGGCCATCGAAACCCGAGAATGACCCCCATATCACTTTCTCACCTGACGATCCCATCGGTGTCCACCTACCTCATAACGACCCTCTACTCGTCGAAGTAGGAATCGCAAAGTACGACGTCGCCAAAGTCCTGATCGATACTGGCAGTTCAGTCGATCTGATCTTTCGAGATACACTCGATAAGATGGGAGTCGACCTGTGCGATATGAATCCGTCGTCTCGCTCCCTCACAGGATTCAACGGGGATTCCGAAACAATGATCGGGACAATCAAACTCCCAGTCTACGCATGTGGGGTAACGCGCACAGTCAAGTTCTCCGTCATCCGAACGAAGTCTTCATATAACGCGATCCTCGGGACCCCTTGGTTGCATTCGATAAAGGCAATATCATCGACCTATCATCAATGCGGGAAATTCCCAGGACCAAACGGTCAGCTGCAAACACTTCGAGGGTACCAGAAGGCCGCACGCGACTTACTGATTGCAACGGTGAAGATGCAACAATCGACTCCTTGCATCAACGCGATATCAAAACATATTCAGCCGCAAAAGGACGAGATTCTAGAAGTCACACTTGACGACTCTGACCAAAGCAAAGTAGTTCGAGTCGGCGCATTCCTCTCCGAAGAAATGCAACGCGCGATCATCGACTTCCTGAAGCAAAACGCATCGACCTTCGCTTGGACGACCGCAGACATGAAGAGAATAGATCCCGCGATAACGTCCCACGAGTTAAATGTCGATCTAACCATCAAGCCCATTCGCCAGAAAAGACGCAAGCTTGGCCCCGAACGAAGCAAGGCCGTCAACGAGGAAGTAGAACGACTGCTCGCAGCCAGTTCGATCGCAGAGATATGA